One Mycobacteroides salmoniphilum DNA segment encodes these proteins:
- a CDS encoding O-succinylhomoserine sulfhydrylase, producing the protein MNQTPEGVPSVRIPRALPEGVSQATIGVRGGLLRSEFEETAEAMYLTSGYVYESAAAAERAFTGEVDRYVYSRYGNPTISMFEERLRLIEGAEAAFATATGMSAVFTALGALLGAGDRLVAARSLFGSCFVVCNEILPRWGVETVFVDGEDLSQWEEALSVPTQAVFFETPSNPMQSLVDIEAVCNLAHAAGAKVVLDNVFATPLLQQGIPLGADVVVYSGTKHIDGQGRVLGGAILGDTDYIEGPVKTLMRHTGPALSPFNAWTLVKGLETLDLRVRHANESASKIAQYLEQHPAVRWVRYPFLPSHPQYELAKRQMSGGGTVVTFELDADGDAGKQRAFQVLDGTSLIDISNNLGDSKSLITHPATTTHRAMGPDGRAAIGLSDGVVRLSVGLESAEDVIADLDRALS; encoded by the coding sequence ATGAACCAGACTCCCGAGGGCGTTCCCTCGGTGCGCATTCCCAGGGCGCTGCCCGAGGGCGTGAGCCAGGCGACCATCGGCGTGCGCGGCGGACTGCTGCGCTCGGAGTTCGAGGAGACTGCCGAGGCGATGTACCTGACCTCCGGGTACGTCTACGAGAGCGCGGCCGCCGCGGAACGCGCCTTCACCGGCGAGGTCGACCGGTATGTGTACTCGCGATACGGCAACCCGACGATCTCCATGTTCGAGGAGCGGCTGCGGCTCATCGAGGGCGCCGAGGCGGCGTTTGCGACGGCAACAGGGATGTCGGCGGTGTTCACCGCACTGGGTGCGTTACTCGGTGCTGGTGACAGACTTGTCGCCGCGCGGAGTCTGTTCGGTTCCTGTTTCGTGGTGTGTAACGAGATCCTGCCTCGCTGGGGCGTGGAGACCGTGTTCGTCGACGGCGAGGATCTCTCCCAATGGGAGGAGGCGCTATCCGTTCCCACGCAGGCCGTGTTCTTCGAAACCCCTTCCAACCCCATGCAATCGCTGGTCGACATCGAGGCGGTATGCAACCTGGCGCATGCCGCAGGTGCAAAAGTGGTGCTGGACAACGTCTTTGCTACCCCGCTGCTGCAACAGGGCATTCCGTTGGGTGCCGACGTGGTGGTCTACTCCGGCACCAAGCACATCGACGGGCAGGGCCGGGTGCTCGGTGGCGCCATCCTGGGCGACACCGACTACATCGAGGGCCCCGTCAAGACGCTGATGCGGCACACCGGGCCGGCGCTCAGCCCGTTCAATGCCTGGACGCTCGTGAAAGGGCTTGAAACGCTAGATCTTCGGGTGCGGCATGCCAACGAGTCCGCCTCCAAGATCGCGCAGTACCTGGAACAGCATCCTGCGGTGCGCTGGGTGCGTTACCCGTTCCTGCCGAGCCATCCTCAGTACGAGCTGGCCAAGCGGCAGATGAGCGGCGGCGGCACCGTCGTCACCTTCGAACTCGACGCCGACGGCGATGCGGGCAAGCAGCGCGCCTTCCAGGTGCTCGACGGGACCTCGCTCATCGACATCTCGAACAATCTGGGCGACTCCAAGTCGCTCATCACGCACCCCGCCACCACGACCCACCGCGCCATGGGCCCGGACGGCCGTGCGGCGATCGGGCTCTCCGACGGTGTGGTGCGTTTGTCGGTCGGGCTGGAGTCCGCCGAGGACGTCATCGCGGACCTGGATCGGGCGCTGAGCTAA
- a CDS encoding adenylosuccinate synthase translates to MPAIVLIGAQWGDEGKGKATDLLGGSVQWVVRYQGGNNAGHTVVLPNGENFALHLIPSGILTPGVTNVIGNGVVVDPGVLLTELAGLEQRGIDTSGLILSADAHLLMPYHVAIDKVTERYLGSKKIGTTGRGIGPCYQDKVARIGIRVADVLDEESLRQKVHAALEIKNQVLVKIYNRKALDPDQVVDGVLEQAEGFKHRIADARLELNRALERGETVLLEGSQGTLLDVDHGTYPFVTSSNPTAGGASVGSGIGPTRITTVLGILKAYTTRVGSGPFPTELFDEHGAYLAKTGGEVGVTTGRARRCGWFDAVIARYATRVNGITDYFLTKLDVLSSLQTVPICVGYEVDGKRTNEMPMTQSEIYRATPVYEELPGWWEDISAAREFGDLPAKAQDYVLRLEELAGAPMSCIGVGPGRDQTIVRRDILSRS, encoded by the coding sequence ATGCCGGCAATAGTCCTGATCGGCGCCCAGTGGGGCGACGAGGGGAAAGGCAAGGCAACCGACCTGCTCGGTGGCTCGGTTCAATGGGTAGTCCGCTACCAAGGCGGTAACAACGCCGGACATACCGTCGTCTTACCCAACGGCGAGAACTTCGCCCTGCATCTCATCCCGTCGGGAATCCTTACCCCGGGAGTGACGAACGTCATCGGCAACGGGGTCGTTGTCGATCCCGGCGTATTGCTCACCGAGCTCGCGGGTCTGGAGCAGCGGGGTATCGATACCTCGGGGCTCATCCTCTCCGCGGATGCGCATCTGTTGATGCCGTATCACGTGGCGATCGACAAGGTGACCGAAAGGTACCTGGGATCCAAAAAGATTGGCACCACTGGTCGCGGTATCGGCCCCTGCTATCAGGACAAGGTGGCGCGCATCGGGATCCGGGTCGCCGATGTTCTCGACGAGGAATCTCTGCGCCAAAAGGTCCATGCGGCACTGGAAATCAAGAACCAGGTGCTGGTCAAGATTTACAACCGCAAGGCGCTCGACCCGGATCAGGTGGTCGACGGCGTGCTGGAGCAGGCCGAGGGATTCAAGCACCGCATCGCCGATGCGCGTCTTGAGCTCAACCGGGCGCTGGAACGTGGTGAGACGGTACTGCTGGAGGGATCGCAGGGCACTCTGCTCGACGTCGATCACGGCACGTACCCCTTTGTGACGTCCTCGAATCCGACGGCGGGCGGCGCATCCGTGGGATCGGGTATCGGCCCCACCCGGATCACCACCGTGCTCGGGATACTCAAGGCGTACACCACACGGGTGGGCTCGGGTCCGTTCCCCACCGAACTGTTCGACGAGCACGGCGCCTACCTGGCCAAGACCGGCGGCGAGGTGGGCGTCACCACCGGGCGTGCCCGGCGCTGCGGCTGGTTTGATGCTGTCATCGCCCGATATGCCACCCGGGTCAACGGCATCACCGACTACTTCCTGACCAAGCTGGACGTGCTGTCGAGCCTGCAGACCGTCCCGATCTGCGTCGGGTACGAGGTGGACGGCAAGCGCACCAACGAGATGCCGATGACGCAGAGTGAGATCTACCGCGCCACACCGGTTTACGAAGAGCTTCCGGGTTGGTGGGAGGACATCTCCGCTGCCCGGGAGTTCGGCGATCTGCCCGCCAAGGCGCAGGACTATGTGCTTCGTCTCGAAGAGCTGGCCGGTGCGCCGATGTCGTGCATCGGCGTCGGGCCGGGCCGGGATCAGACGATCGTGCGGCGCGACATACTCTCGAGGTCATGA
- a CDS encoding PaaI family thioesterase translates to MTADGDRLAALHEEMNRAIREIRGGGFPQYSPSSVGPGFGRFLTAMRRLQDLAVSADMDDPHWDEAADLTEKLVELMDPHEAPEGVGPANRVADEPANGHLLLPPWFIDKAGPDGIAAHGDFPRFYLGGNGAVHGGILPLLFDHLFGMTVIMAGRTISRTAFLHVNYRQVVPVGVPLTASSRIDEVDRRKAFVSAELYDAQGTVLADANGLMVQLLPGQP, encoded by the coding sequence ATGACCGCCGACGGGGACAGACTCGCCGCACTGCATGAAGAGATGAATCGGGCGATCCGTGAAATCCGTGGCGGGGGTTTCCCGCAGTATTCGCCGTCCTCGGTGGGGCCGGGGTTCGGGCGCTTCCTGACCGCCATGCGGCGGCTGCAGGATCTGGCGGTATCCGCCGATATGGACGATCCGCACTGGGACGAGGCGGCCGATCTCACCGAGAAGCTCGTCGAGCTCATGGACCCGCATGAGGCGCCCGAAGGCGTCGGACCCGCCAACCGGGTTGCCGACGAACCCGCCAACGGGCACCTGCTGCTGCCGCCGTGGTTCATCGACAAGGCAGGCCCGGACGGCATAGCGGCTCACGGCGACTTCCCGCGGTTCTACCTCGGCGGTAACGGCGCCGTGCACGGCGGGATCCTGCCGCTGCTGTTCGATCACCTCTTTGGGATGACGGTGATCATGGCGGGCCGCACCATCAGCCGCACGGCCTTCTTGCACGTCAACTATCGCCAGGTGGTGCCGGTGGGCGTGCCGCTGACGGCGAGCAGCCGCATCGACGAGGTGGATCGTCGCAAGGCCTTCGTCTCCGCGGAGCTCTATGACGCGCAGGGGACGGTGCTGGCCGATGCGAATGGGCTGATGGTGCAGCTACTGCCCGGCCAGCCGTGA
- a CDS encoding rhodanese-like domain-containing protein, with the protein MGYAGDITPEAAWALLKENPEAVLVDVRTSAEWKWVGVPDLTELGRDVVYIEWVRSNGERNEQFLDELAAAGVTGPSQGDSRPVVFLCRSGNRSIGSAELATEAGITPSYNVLDGFEGNLDENRHRGGVGWRAIGLPWRQS; encoded by the coding sequence GTGGGCTACGCAGGAGATATCACCCCCGAGGCGGCGTGGGCGCTGCTGAAGGAAAACCCGGAAGCCGTGCTGGTTGATGTGCGCACGTCGGCGGAGTGGAAGTGGGTCGGGGTTCCCGACCTCACCGAGCTCGGCCGCGATGTCGTGTACATCGAGTGGGTGCGCTCCAACGGCGAACGCAATGAGCAGTTCCTGGACGAGCTGGCCGCCGCGGGTGTCACCGGGCCCTCCCAAGGAGACAGCCGTCCGGTGGTGTTCCTGTGTCGATCCGGCAACCGGTCGATCGGCTCGGCGGAACTGGCCACCGAGGCGGGGATCACCCCGTCCTACAACGTGCTTGACGGATTCGAGGGCAACCTCGACGAGAACCGGCACCGTGGCGGCGTCGGCTGGCGGGCCATCGGTCTGCCGTGGCGGCAGTCATGA
- a CDS encoding Na+/H+ antiporter, with protein MNVSLLAVLTVALVLAAISRRFGLPTPLVLVVAGLAATAIPGLPSIEMDPDLVLFVILPPLLYTTALESSYVNLRKNMRAVSSLAVLLPLLTTVAVGFVAFYTVPELPLAGALVLGAIVAPPDAVSATAIGRRLGLPRNIMTLLGGESLLNDATALTAYRVAIAAAIGLGATVADGLKIFALAAIGGVLVGFVIGKLVNIIRCKLDDPLSESAIGLVVPFFAYLLAEEIHGSGVIAVVVAGLMLGHRSVHAGYATRLQDDAVWKAVQLLLESFAFLLIGLQLPKVVEGLRGLSFATIVLSSIAVLSTVIVVRILFVFAFAYMRPPGQRPSARGVFVVAWAGMRGVVSLAMAFAVPLTTIAGEPLPGHPHIVFLTFVVVVGTLLLHGLTLPWVIRVLGVQSDDERKDALAEAAAQDKAARAAADRLEELLDDNDGIEDTNVRSRAAEILRHWNTRRRNAAWERLGRSDEDAGESPMAAFRNLRLEMLEKEREVFIAERDAGNIDDEVLRTVLRGLDLEEATMNQADR; from the coding sequence GTGAACGTTTCCCTGCTGGCGGTACTGACGGTTGCCCTGGTCCTGGCCGCGATTTCCCGGCGATTTGGGCTTCCAACCCCGTTGGTGCTGGTCGTAGCCGGATTGGCGGCCACCGCCATCCCCGGCCTGCCGTCCATCGAGATGGATCCGGACCTCGTCCTGTTCGTGATCTTGCCGCCGCTGCTGTACACGACGGCGCTCGAAAGCTCCTACGTCAACCTGCGCAAGAACATGCGGGCGGTCAGCAGCCTCGCCGTGCTGCTTCCGCTGCTCACCACCGTCGCGGTCGGGTTCGTGGCCTTCTACACCGTCCCCGAGCTGCCGTTGGCCGGCGCACTGGTGCTGGGTGCCATCGTGGCACCGCCCGACGCGGTATCGGCCACCGCGATCGGCCGGCGCCTGGGACTACCGCGCAACATCATGACGCTGCTGGGCGGCGAGAGTCTGCTCAATGACGCGACCGCGCTCACCGCGTATCGGGTGGCGATAGCCGCGGCGATAGGGCTCGGCGCCACCGTGGCCGACGGGCTCAAGATTTTCGCGCTCGCGGCCATCGGTGGGGTGCTGGTCGGGTTCGTCATCGGCAAATTGGTCAACATCATCCGGTGCAAGCTCGACGATCCGCTGTCCGAAAGCGCTATCGGCCTGGTGGTGCCGTTCTTCGCGTACCTGCTCGCCGAGGAGATTCATGGCTCCGGCGTGATCGCCGTCGTGGTCGCCGGGCTCATGCTGGGACACCGCTCGGTGCACGCCGGATACGCGACCCGGCTCCAGGACGACGCGGTGTGGAAGGCCGTGCAGCTGCTACTGGAATCCTTCGCGTTCCTGCTCATCGGGTTGCAGCTGCCCAAGGTCGTCGAAGGACTGCGAGGCCTGTCCTTCGCCACCATCGTGCTGTCCTCGATCGCGGTGCTGTCCACGGTGATCGTGGTGCGCATCCTGTTCGTCTTCGCATTCGCCTATATGCGCCCACCCGGCCAACGCCCCTCGGCGCGAGGGGTTTTCGTGGTGGCATGGGCCGGAATGCGGGGCGTGGTGTCGCTGGCGATGGCCTTCGCGGTGCCGCTGACCACCATCGCCGGCGAGCCCCTACCCGGGCACCCGCACATCGTGTTCCTGACCTTCGTCGTGGTGGTGGGAACCCTTCTGTTGCATGGGCTTACCCTGCCGTGGGTGATCCGGGTACTCGGTGTGCAAAGCGATGACGAACGCAAGGACGCGCTCGCCGAGGCCGCCGCTCAGGACAAGGCCGCCCGCGCGGCCGCGGACCGTCTTGAGGAGCTGCTCGATGACAACGACGGCATCGAGGACACCAACGTGCGCAGCCGCGCCGCCGAAATCCTGCGGCACTGGAACACCCGTCGCCGCAACGCGGCATGGGAGCGCCTCGGACGCAGCGACGAGGACGCCGGCGAGAGCCCCATGGCGGCATTCCGGAATCTGCGGCTGGAGATGCTCGAGAAGGAGCGCGAGGTGTTCATCGCCGAACGCGATGCGGGCAACATCGATGACGAGGTGCTGCGCACCGTGCTCCGTGGACTCGACCTCGAAGAGGCCACCATGAATCAGGCCGACCGGTAG
- a CDS encoding RND family transporter gives MSHQYSPAFERAGRLVAKHAKLVILAWIAVGVLVNTAWPQLERVANERSVSPLPTGEVSPALASMKEMGKAFGRPGIDNAVIIVMHSDKGFDADAQARYSALIDRLGGNKEYVTFVQDQLGDPRMRNNPVARKQVLSEDGTTWYAMAGLAGDLGTPLAQRAYRSVDDLVKQTFAGSSTTANITGAAGTITDMGNAALGDLPKIGAVTVVVIGLILLLVFRSWFTAMLPLLVMGMSLLIARGVIAGLADRGLIPVSSVSAGLMMAVLMGASVNYTVFLVSRYHERIRAGEAPPEALAHACGSMTRVILATAATVAIANIAQLTAKLAFLAAAGPAVSIGVIVAFFVVTTLLPATLSLAAKRGLGLPGPDRAGVYWHRMGVTIVRHPWPVFGVAIVILLAAASFVPFMRPSFDMSRVLPDSAQSNQGMHILNAHFPTNSVMPQYLLIQSPSDLRNPRALGDLDQMAERISQLGGVGKVVGITRPDGNKLTQATLAWQIGYMGTQIDKTSGQVNADLRPQLERMSKLADVMSAMTNELGDGDLARMQQMMPQMLSMAKELEGQLDRYQSLISQMGTVAGMVDQLAKMGPSVEATFSALDAGVSLIKTLAESPFCPVQPDCVKLRDQLVELRDTGPLSSVEGLRESVRAVTGGKTITQLLGDMNNQFKQIRGLLAKLPEMERKFERISGYFQQLRGLGVDMNSVKTMGVRIRDLNTQLEDTVRSMGEAAVTLQTIGKDSNSPAASGFSVPGAMLQNPGFKELSSAFLQDGGRTAMYLVQSPLNPYGPEAMQLSRDMERVGNEATPNTALAGATVSVGGFPAINADLKKAYDSDLREIIVVTLLIIFLVMCLLLRAVIAPLYLLGTVLLTYIASLGIGVLVFQVLLGQQLDWAVPAMTFVLVVAVGADYNMLFISRLREESARGMRLGIIRTVRQTGSVITSAGLVFAASLLGMMVGSVNQMVQMGFIIGVGILLDTFIVRTLMVPTLAQAFGKLSWWPSKA, from the coding sequence ATGTCGCACCAATACAGTCCGGCGTTCGAGCGGGCAGGACGCCTGGTGGCCAAGCACGCAAAGTTGGTGATACTGGCCTGGATTGCGGTCGGGGTTCTGGTCAACACCGCCTGGCCGCAACTGGAGCGGGTGGCTAACGAGCGCTCGGTCAGTCCGCTGCCGACGGGTGAGGTGAGCCCGGCACTGGCGTCGATGAAGGAGATGGGAAAGGCGTTCGGCCGCCCCGGTATCGATAACGCCGTCATCATCGTGATGCACAGCGACAAGGGATTTGACGCCGACGCACAGGCCCGGTACTCCGCGCTGATCGATCGGCTGGGCGGGAACAAGGAGTACGTCACCTTCGTCCAGGATCAGCTGGGCGATCCCCGGATGCGCAACAACCCGGTGGCACGTAAGCAAGTGCTCAGCGAGGACGGCACCACCTGGTACGCGATGGCGGGATTGGCGGGGGATCTCGGTACTCCGTTGGCGCAGCGGGCATATCGATCGGTTGATGACTTGGTGAAACAGACCTTCGCCGGTTCGTCCACCACGGCCAACATCACCGGCGCAGCGGGGACCATCACCGATATGGGCAATGCCGCGCTGGGCGACCTGCCCAAGATCGGCGCGGTGACCGTGGTGGTCATCGGTCTCATCCTGTTGCTGGTGTTCCGATCGTGGTTCACCGCGATGCTGCCGCTGCTGGTGATGGGAATGAGCCTGCTGATCGCGCGCGGCGTCATAGCCGGGCTCGCCGATCGGGGCCTGATTCCGGTGTCATCGGTATCTGCCGGGCTGATGATGGCCGTCCTGATGGGGGCCAGCGTCAACTACACGGTGTTCCTGGTCAGTCGGTACCACGAGCGAATACGCGCGGGGGAGGCCCCACCTGAAGCACTCGCGCATGCCTGTGGCTCGATGACCAGGGTCATCCTGGCGACGGCGGCGACCGTGGCGATTGCCAACATCGCGCAGTTGACCGCCAAGCTGGCCTTCCTCGCGGCGGCCGGTCCGGCGGTGTCGATTGGGGTGATCGTCGCGTTCTTTGTGGTTACCACGCTGCTGCCGGCGACGTTGAGCCTGGCGGCCAAGCGCGGGTTGGGACTGCCGGGGCCGGATCGGGCGGGGGTCTATTGGCACCGCATGGGTGTGACCATCGTGCGGCACCCGTGGCCCGTCTTCGGTGTGGCGATCGTGATCCTGTTGGCGGCCGCGTCCTTCGTCCCTTTCATGCGACCCAGTTTCGACATGTCGCGGGTGCTGCCCGATTCGGCGCAGTCGAACCAGGGTATGCACATCCTCAACGCCCATTTTCCCACCAATTCGGTGATGCCGCAGTATCTTCTGATCCAGTCGCCGTCGGATCTGCGCAATCCGCGTGCGCTGGGCGATCTTGACCAGATGGCCGAGCGGATCTCCCAGCTCGGGGGAGTCGGGAAGGTCGTCGGCATCACCCGGCCCGACGGGAACAAGCTCACCCAGGCCACGTTGGCGTGGCAGATCGGGTACATGGGAACGCAGATCGACAAGACAAGCGGGCAGGTCAACGCCGACCTGCGGCCACAGCTCGAACGGATGTCGAAGCTCGCCGACGTCATGTCGGCCATGACCAACGAGCTGGGTGACGGGGACCTGGCCCGGATGCAGCAGATGATGCCGCAGATGTTGTCAATGGCCAAAGAGCTTGAGGGGCAACTCGATCGGTATCAGTCGCTGATATCCCAAATGGGCACCGTGGCGGGGATGGTGGATCAGCTGGCCAAGATGGGTCCCTCGGTCGAGGCGACCTTCTCGGCGCTCGATGCCGGGGTGTCGTTGATCAAGACGCTTGCCGAATCGCCGTTTTGCCCCGTGCAGCCCGATTGTGTGAAGCTACGCGACCAGCTGGTCGAGCTGCGCGACACGGGTCCGCTCTCCTCGGTGGAAGGCCTGCGGGAGTCGGTGCGGGCGGTCACCGGCGGCAAGACGATCACACAGCTGCTGGGCGATATGAACAATCAGTTCAAGCAGATTCGCGGTCTGCTCGCGAAATTGCCCGAGATGGAACGCAAATTCGAACGCATATCGGGCTATTTCCAGCAGCTGCGAGGGCTGGGCGTGGATATGAACTCCGTCAAGACGATGGGCGTGCGGATCCGGGACTTGAACACCCAACTCGAGGACACCGTGCGGTCCATGGGTGAGGCCGCGGTAACCCTGCAGACCATCGGCAAGGACTCCAATTCTCCTGCGGCATCCGGCTTCTCCGTGCCGGGGGCGATGCTGCAGAATCCCGGATTCAAGGAGCTGAGTTCGGCATTCCTGCAGGATGGTGGGCGTACCGCCATGTATCTGGTGCAGTCGCCGCTCAACCCCTATGGGCCCGAGGCGATGCAGCTGAGCCGCGATATGGAGCGCGTCGGAAACGAGGCCACGCCCAACACCGCGCTGGCCGGTGCCACGGTGTCGGTGGGCGGATTCCCCGCTATCAATGCCGATCTGAAGAAGGCCTACGACAGTGATCTGCGCGAGATCATCGTCGTCACGCTGCTCATCATCTTCCTGGTGATGTGTCTGCTGCTGCGGGCGGTGATCGCGCCGCTGTACCTACTGGGCACGGTGCTGCTCACCTATATCGCGTCACTGGGCATCGGCGTGCTGGTGTTCCAGGTTCTCCTTGGGCAACAGCTGGATTGGGCCGTCCCCGCGATGACCTTTGTGCTGGTTGTGGCCGTCGGGGCCGACTACAACATGCTGTTCATCTCGCGCCTGCGGGAGGAGAGCGCCCGCGGCATGCGGCTCGGCATCATCCGGACCGTGCGTCAGACCGGGTCGGTGATCACCTCGGCCGGACTGGTGTTCGCCGCCAGCCTGCTGGGCATGATGGTCGGCTCGGTCAATCAGATGGTGCAGATGGGGTTCATCATCGGTGTGGGTATCCTGCTGGACACCTTCATCGTCAGAACCCTGATGGTGCCGACGCTGGCTCAGGCCTTCGGCAAGCTGAGCTGGTGGCCCTCCAAGGCGTGA
- a CDS encoding UBP-type zinc finger domain-containing protein: MKRLFRRGSAAPESTQGEGPCPELAAATGQDPQPRTPGQCEDCAALGEQVWAHLRLCLECGRVSCCDSSPHQHATAHFHASGHPVMRSHEPGEDWRWCYVHSTLG, from the coding sequence ATGAAGCGGCTGTTCCGGCGTGGATCCGCCGCTCCCGAGTCGACACAGGGCGAAGGTCCCTGTCCTGAGCTGGCCGCCGCCACCGGGCAAGACCCACAACCCCGGACCCCGGGGCAGTGCGAGGACTGCGCGGCACTGGGTGAGCAGGTGTGGGCCCATTTGCGGTTGTGTTTGGAATGCGGCCGGGTGAGCTGCTGTGATTCCAGCCCCCACCAGCACGCCACCGCACATTTTCACGCCTCGGGGCATCCGGTGATGCGTTCACACGAGCCCGGTGAGGATTGGCGCTGGTGTTATGTCCACAGCACTCTCGGTTGA
- a CDS encoding TetR/AcrR family transcriptional regulator produces the protein MSEAQTGTESPQFGALLKFDPETSRLLDVARSEFVSHGIRRASISEIARRAGVSRPTLFRRCGDKDDIVTAVAARDLVEFFARAQVALKALESLEDKVVEAFVLGVREAREHPMIQALKEFDDRMLLQKLLDTNSPSARTMLHAIAQLVQDEGVTPSTAIENALEISLRITATLLASPSTALPTDSDESARAFARQYLTAIVHAALQT, from the coding sequence ATGTCTGAGGCTCAAACTGGCACTGAATCACCACAATTCGGCGCCCTGCTGAAGTTCGATCCCGAGACTTCGCGGCTGCTCGATGTGGCGCGATCGGAGTTCGTATCGCACGGAATCCGTCGCGCCTCTATCAGCGAGATCGCTCGGCGAGCCGGCGTATCCCGCCCCACTCTCTTCCGGCGCTGCGGCGACAAGGACGACATTGTCACGGCAGTTGCCGCCCGCGATCTTGTTGAGTTTTTCGCTCGAGCGCAAGTGGCTCTGAAAGCTTTAGAGTCGTTGGAAGACAAGGTTGTCGAAGCGTTCGTTCTCGGCGTACGCGAAGCGCGTGAGCACCCCATGATTCAAGCTCTCAAGGAATTCGACGACCGGATGTTGCTGCAAAAACTGCTCGATACAAACTCGCCTAGTGCACGCACGATGCTGCACGCCATCGCTCAGCTCGTCCAGGATGAAGGCGTAACACCGAGCACCGCAATCGAGAATGCCCTTGAGATCTCGCTGCGCATCACGGCAACACTTCTCGCCAGTCCATCGACAGCATTGCCTACCGATTCGGATGAGAGCGCCCGTGCGTTTGCACGGCAATACCTCACGGCAATAGTGCATGCAGCATTACAGACCTAA
- the purT gene encoding formate-dependent phosphoribosylglycinamide formyltransferase codes for MVVTQEGSPPSEHGSTGSTDTVEPGPAEAAPVTEDAVRATNGAKSAKASKVANSVKPVSELAGTQAPAPDAPERVAANGTTVMLLGSGELARELAISFQRLGADVVVVDADEGGPAHSAADRSVVAPIGESESLVALVEKERPRFVVPLVETASGEALDKLAEGKVTQVIPTAKAVRLAGDREAMRRMAAEELGLPTPAYWFANSVEELHKVLETAGFPAVVRPVSAAYGQGQSVVLRDSDAEPAWDQAVASNIGGNQRVLVETAVEIDYEITLLTVRTAGVGGATRLYFCEPIAHRQSGTDALQMWQPQPLSQAALELARSIAARAVNALGGHGVYGVELFVRGDEVYFCDVSARPYDSGLVTVRSQRLSEFDMHARAVLGVPIDTILVSPAAAEVVYGDGPGPSSRQLDEALQIPESDVRMFGHAEIHRRRRVGVALATAPNTALALSRAQQVARHLR; via the coding sequence ATCGTGGTGACGCAGGAGGGTTCGCCCCCCAGCGAGCACGGCTCGACGGGTTCCACCGACACCGTTGAGCCCGGGCCCGCCGAGGCGGCGCCGGTGACCGAGGACGCCGTGCGTGCCACCAATGGCGCCAAGTCCGCCAAGGCCTCGAAGGTCGCCAACAGCGTGAAACCCGTCTCCGAACTGGCCGGGACTCAAGCCCCGGCACCGGACGCGCCGGAACGCGTGGCCGCGAATGGCACCACCGTGATGCTGCTGGGTTCGGGTGAACTGGCCAGGGAACTGGCCATCTCCTTCCAGCGTCTGGGTGCTGACGTGGTCGTGGTGGACGCCGACGAGGGCGGGCCGGCCCATAGTGCGGCAGATCGTTCGGTGGTCGCACCGATCGGTGAGTCGGAGAGCCTGGTCGCGCTTGTCGAGAAGGAACGGCCCCGATTCGTGGTGCCGCTGGTCGAAACGGCGTCGGGCGAGGCGCTCGACAAATTGGCCGAGGGCAAGGTCACCCAGGTGATTCCGACCGCTAAGGCCGTACGCCTGGCCGGTGATCGTGAGGCGATGCGGCGGATGGCCGCCGAGGAACTCGGCCTTCCCACGCCCGCGTACTGGTTCGCGAACTCGGTCGAGGAGCTGCACAAGGTCCTCGAGACCGCGGGTTTTCCGGCGGTGGTGCGTCCGGTGTCGGCCGCCTACGGCCAAGGCCAATCGGTGGTGCTGCGGGACAGCGACGCCGAACCGGCATGGGATCAGGCCGTCGCATCGAACATCGGCGGCAATCAGCGGGTTCTGGTGGAAACGGCGGTGGAGATCGACTACGAGATCACGCTGCTCACGGTGCGGACAGCCGGGGTCGGCGGTGCGACCAGACTGTATTTCTGCGAGCCCATCGCACACCGGCAAAGCGGAACCGATGCGCTGCAGATGTGGCAGCCGCAGCCGTTGAGTCAGGCGGCCCTGGAGCTGGCCCGGTCCATTGCCGCCAGGGCGGTCAATGCCCTTGGTGGGCATGGTGTTTACGGCGTCGAACTGTTTGTCCGGGGCGACGAGGTGTACTTCTGCGACGTGAGTGCGCGGCCCTATGACTCCGGGCTGGTGACCGTGCGATCACAGCGACTGTCCGAGTTCGATATGCACGCGCGCGCGGTGCTGGGTGTGCCGATCGACACCATTCTGGTGTCGCCGGCGGCTGCTGAGGTGGTCTACGGCGACGGTCCTGGTCCGTCGTCACGGCAGCTTGACGAGGCGCTGCAGATACCGGAGAGCGATGTTCGGATGTTCGGGCATGCGGAGATCCACCGGCGTCGCCGTGTGGGCGTGGCACTGGCGACGGCGCCCAACACCGCGCTGGCGCTGAGCCGTGCGCAACAGGTCGCCCGGCATCTGCGGTGA